Sequence from the Myxococcota bacterium genome:
TGGGCGCGCGCAGCTCGAGCACCTCGGCCTGCAGCGCGAGCATCTCGAGCAGCTTGTCGACGCCGGTGCCCTTGGTCGCGGACACGTCGACGAAGATCGTGTCACCGCCGAAGTCTTCCGCGACCAGCTGGTGCTCGAGCAGCGCCTGCCGCACGCGCTGCGGGTTGGCGTCGGACTTGTCGATCTTGTTCACCGCGACGATGATCGGGACGCCCGCGGCGCGCGCGTGGTTGATCGCCTCGACGGTCTGCGGCATCACGCCGTCGTCGGCCGCCACCACGAGCACGACCAGGTCGGTGAGCTGCGCGCCCCGCGCCCGCATCTGCGAGAACGCCGCGTGACCCGGCGTGTCGATGAACGTGACCAGGCTGCCGTCGGAGGTGCGCGCCTGGTACGCGCCGATGTGCTGGGTGATGCCGCCGGCCTCGCCCGCGGCGACGTTCGCCTTGCGGATGTAGTCGAGCAGCGAGGTCTTGCCGTGATCGACGTGACCCATGACCGTGACCACCGGCGGGCGCGGCTCGCCCGCCTCGGCGTCGCTTTGCGCACGCGTCGCGGCGATCTTGCGCTCGATCTCGGACTCGACCCGCTGCACCGCGAAGCCGAGCTCCTCGGCCACCAGCGCCGCGATGTCGCCCTCGAGAAACTCTTCGCTGGGCAGCTCCGCCTCGAGCGCGCGCGCGCGGCGCACCAGGTCGCGCACCTTCACGCCGGTCTCGCGCGAGAAGTCCACGAAGCTGATCTCGCGCGCGATCTTCACCGTGCGCTTGATCTTGGCCGGATTGGGCGGCGCGAGCTTGCGCGGCGGCGGAGTCACGCGGCGGCGCTGTGACTGGGCGCGCGACTGCTGCTCGACGATCGAGCGCCGGCGCTCGAGCTGGGCCTGCACGTTCCCGCCGCGCATCATGCGCGCGATCGTCTCCTGCTCGCGCAGGGTGACGTCGGTGCGCACCGGGCGCACGCGCGGGGTCTTGCGCTGGGCGCCGCCGGCGTCCGCTTCGCGCTCCTCGGTCTCGCCGGCCGCGGGCGCCGTCGACGGCCGTGCGGCGGCGGCCGCCGCGGGCTGCTCGGCCGCGGCCGGCTGCGGCAAGTTGGCCAGCGGGTCCTCGACGATGCGCGCCGGGCGGTCCAACGGCGTCACGACGCGCGGGTCGGCCCCACGCGAGGCAGGCTCGGCGGCGGGCGACGCGCTCGGCGCCGCGCTTGCGGCGAGCGCCGGTGACTCGAGCTCGAGCTCGGACCCGGCCAGGGGCTCCGAGGCCGTGACTGACTCGGCGGCCTCTTCGCCCAGCGCCTCCGGGCGCCCCTCGTCCTCTTTGCGCTTGCGCCGGCGGATCACCGAGCTTCCGACGCGCTTCTGGACCGTGTCGGCGGCCGGGGTGGCGGAGAGCCGGCGGCGGATCGTCGTCACCTGCTCCTCGTCGAGGCTGGCCATCGGGTTGCGGATCTCGATGCCGATCTCCGCCGCCTTCTTGATGAGCTCCTCGCGCGCGAGCCCGAGCTCGGTCGCCAGCGCGTATGCTCTCATTCCTTTGGTGGCCATTCCCGTCCTATGGTCGCGTGGGCACCCTACCCACGCTCCGGTCAGTCCTTAAGTTCCGCCCTGCGGGGCAGCGGCCGCCGCCTCGCGTGCGCGCTTCGCCTTCTCGACCGCGAGCTCGCGCGCCTTGGCCTTGACGGCCTGCGCGCCCGACTCGGAGACGCCCGGGATCGCGGTGAGCAGGTCCAGCTCCGCGTCTGCGAGCTCCTCGAGGCTCGCCACCCCGTGGTCGAGCAGGATCTTCGCCTCGTACTCACCCGCGCCCTCGACGGCCGAGAGCGCCTGCGCCAGCTCGCTCTGCACCGCGCGCATGTAGGTCTCGCTCTTGATGTCGATCTTCCAGCGCGTGAGCTGCACCGCGAGCCGGACGTTCTGACCCTTCTTGCCGATCGCGAGTGACAGCTGGTCGTCCGGGACGATCACGTCCATCGAGCGCTTCTCGTCGTCGACCATGATGCGCACGACCTGGGCCGGCGCGAGCCCGGCCACCACGTACTTCACCGGGTCGCTGCTCCAGGGCACGATGTCGATCTTCTCGCCGCGCAGCTCCTGCACCACGGCCTGCACGCGCGAGCCGCGCATGCCGACGCAGGCGCCGACCGGGTCGACGTCGGAGTCACGAGACACCACCGCGATCTTCGAGCGCGCGCCCGGCTCGCGAGCCGCGGCCTCGATGCGCACGATGCCCTCGTAGATCTCGGGCACCTCCTGCTCGAACAGCTTCATCAGGAACTCGGTGGCCGCGCGCGACAGGATGATCTGCGGGCCCTTCGATTCCTTCAGCACGTCCTGCACGTAGGCGCGCACGCGCTCGTTCACGCGGAACATCTCGCGCGGCACCTGCTCCTTGCGCGGCAGGATCGCCTCGGCGCGTCCCAGGTCGACGATCAGGTTGCCCTTCTCGATCCGGCGCACGATGCCGTGGACGATCTCGCCCTTCCGGTCCTTGTACTCGTCGTAGATGTTCTGCCGCTCGGCGCCGCGGACCTCCTGGATGATGACTTGCTTGGCGGTCTGCGCGGCGATGCGCCCGAACTCGGCGGTGTCGAGCTTGATGCCGATCTGGTCGTCGGCCTCGGCGTCGGGATCGTGGCGGTGCGCGTCGTCCAGCGAGATCTGTGCGTCGTTCGCGGGCGCACCGGCGACCACGGTCTTGAACTCGAACAGCTCGACCTCACCGGTCTCGTTGTTGAACTGCGCTTCGATCTCGCGCTCGGGCCCGTACTTGCGCCGCGCGGCGGTGAGCATCGCCTTCTCGAGGGTGTCGATGACCACCTCGCGCTTGATGTTCTTGTCCTTCACCACCTGGTCGATGATGCGGTTCAGGTCCACGTCCACGGCTTCACCTCTTGCGCTTCTGCGGGGTGTCGAACGGATGGAAGGCCTTGGCGCGCTCGATCGCGGAGAACGGGACGGCGAGGTCCTGGCCATCGCAGCGCACGGTGGCGGTCAGTCCGTCGAAGGCCACGAGCTCGCCCTTGAAGCGGCGCCGGCCGTCGATCGGCGCGCGCGCCTCGACCGCCACACGCCGCCCGACCGCGCGTTCGAAGTCGATCTCGCGCGCCAGCGCACGGTCGACGCCCGGCGAGCTGACCTCGAGCGTATACGCGCCGTCGATCAGGTCCGAGACATCGAGCCCGTGCCCGAGCTCACGCGAGACCGCCGCGCACTCGTCGACCAGGACCCGGCCGTCGCCCTGCGGGGTGTCGACGATCACGCGCACCAGCGAACGCGTGGGACCGCGGCCGAGCGCCGCGTCCACGAGCTCGAGCCCGTGCGCGCGCACGACCGGCTCGACCACCTGGAGCAGCTTCTCGGGAATATCTCTGTACATCGCGGTGTTCGCTTCGAGCATGAAACCTTCGCTTCAGCGCAGATCGAGACGTCATGGAACCCAGCGGCGACAAAAAAAGGCGGACTCACAGCCCACCTTCCTCCGGAAAACCCGGACCAAAGAGCCCGAGACTGATATCAAAAGCGCCCCTGCGCGGCAACGTAGAAGCTTGATTCCTCTTGGGAATCGGCCCTAGGCCAGCTCCGGGGGGTCCCAGGCCCGCAGCGCGCCGATCAGCTCGCGGACCGCGTGCACGCCTTGCACCCGGCAGTAGGCTTCGATTCCGTCGCGCACTTCGAGCCCCGCGCGCGGGTTGGTGTAACTCACGGTGCCGACCTGGACGGCGCTGGCGCCGCACAGCAGCATGGCGACCGCGTCATCGCCGCTCGCGATCCCGCCGATCCCGCAGATGGGGATCCGCACCGCGCGCGAGGCCTGGTAGACCATGCGCAGCGCGATCGGGAAGATCGCCGGGCCCGAGAAGCCGCCCAGACCATTGCGCAGCACGGGCCGGCGGCGGTGCACGTCGACCAGCATGCCCTGCACCGCGTTGACCAGCGCCACCGCGTCGGCGCCCTCGCCTTCGCACACGCGCGCCATCTCGGCGATCGAGGTCACGTTCGGGGAGAGCTTCACGAACATCGGCCGGGTCGTGGCCGCGCGGCAGGCGCGCACGAGCGACGCGAGCACCTTCGGGTCCTGGCCGAACTCGATGCCGCCGCTCTTCACGTGCGGGCAGCTCGCGTTGAGCTCGAGGGCGGCCACGCGGCCCACGCCGTCGAGCCGCTTGCAGACCTCGGCGTAGCGCTCGATCTCGGTCTCGAACACGCTCGCGATCACGGTGACTCCGGGCGCGAGCGCGGGCAACTTCTCGCGCACGAACGCCTCGACCCCCACGTTCTCGAGGCTGATCGCGTTCAGCATGCCGGCGGGCGCCTCGCTGATGCGCGGGGGGTGGTTGCCGGCGCGCGGCTCCAGCGTGAGTGACTTGGCCACGATGCCGCCCAGCGCCTCCAGGTCGACGAAGGGCGCGAGCTCGGCGCCGTAGCCACAGGTGCCGCTGGCCAGGAGCACCGGGTTGCGCAGCGCGACGCCGGCCAGGCGGGTGCTGAGATCGACCGCGCTCATGCCGCCCCCCAGCCGAGTGACTCCGACGGGAACACCGGCCCGTGCGTGCACACGTAGCGGAAGCCCGCGGTGGTGCGCACGGCGCAGCCCAGACACACGCCGAAGCCGCAGGCCATGTTGTTCTCGAGCGAGACCAGGCACGTCGCGCCCGCCGCGCGCGCGAGCGCGTGCGCGCGGCGCATCATGCCCTCGGGGCCGCAGGCGAACACGGTCTCGCCGGCCGCGGGAGTCACGAGCTCGGTCACGACGCCGCGCGCGCCCTGCGAGCCGTCGTCGGTGGCGACGGCCAGGTCGCCGCCCAGCGCCGCGAAGTCGTCGAGCCCGAGGATGTCTGCGCGTGTGCGCCCGCCCAGCCGCACGCGCACGCCCTTCGGGGCGTCGCGCGCCAGCTCGTAGAGCGAGGCGATGCCGGTGCCGCCGCCGACCAGCCAGTCACCCGGGCGCGGCGCGGGAAAGCCGTTGCCCAGCGGCCCGAGCAGTGACAGCTCGGCGCCGCGCGGCGCCTGCGCGAGCAGCCGCGTGCCGCGCCCGACCACCTTGAAGCGGAACTCGAGCAGGCCGCCGACCACGCGGTACACGGCCATGGGCCGCGGCAGGAGCGGGTCGCGGTGCGTGCGGTCGGGGTCGAGACCCAGCATCGCGAACTGACCGGGCCGGTGACCCGGCCAGCCCGGGACCTCGAGCCGGATCGACGTGGCATCGGCGCCGGCCACGCGGGCGCGCGTCTGGATCAAAGCGCGACCCCGAGCTCGAGCGCGTCCTCGCCATCGCGGTAGTAGCGCGCCCGGCGGCGCGCGGTGCGGAAGCCCAGTGACTCGTAGAGCGCCAGCGCGGCCGCGTTCGATCTGCGCACCTCGAGGTGCACGCGCCGCGCACCGCGTGCGCGCAGCCCCGCCAGCAGGCTCTCGAGCAGCGCGCGCCCGAGCCCGGCCCCGCGCTCGGCCGGCGCGACCGCGACCGAGAGCAGCTCCGCCTCCTCGCCCACACGCGCGGCGAGCGCGAACCCCAGGAGTGACTCGCCGCGCTCCGCCAGCGTGCCGAGCACGCCCGGCCGCTCGAGCGCGGCGCGGAACGAGGCCGCGGTCCAAGCCTCGGGCAACGTGGCCGAGGCCAGCGCGGCGATCCGCGCGGCGTCGCCGAGCGCCGCGCTGCGAACCGCGCTGCTAGCCACGTTCGCGCTCCGTATCCACGTCGATCTTCAGGCTCTTCAGCTTGCGCGACAGACTCTCGCGCGCGAGCCCGACGGCTTCCGCGGTGCGCGAGATGTTCCAGCCGAAGTTCCCGAGCTTCTCCAGCAGCCACTCGCGCTCGAACGCGGCGCGCGCCGCGGCCAGGGTGTCCTCGCCGCTGCCCGCGCGCAGCAGCCGGTCGCGGTCGAGGCTGGTGATCTGCGGCGGCAGGTCGGCGACCTCGATCGTGTCGCCGGGAGTCATCAGCACCAGTCTCTCGATCAGGTTCTGCAGCTCGCGCACGTTGCCGGGCCAGGCGTACTCCGAGAGCTTCGCCAGCGCCTTGGGCGCGATCTTCTTGGGCGGCCGGCCGCTGTCGGCGGCGTAGACCGCGAGATAGCGCTCGACCAGCTTCGGGATGTCCTCGCGCCGCTCGCGCAGCGCCGGCACGTGGAAGGGAATCACGTTCAAGCGATAGAAGAGGTCTTCGCGGAACCGCCCCTGCGACATCTCGGCTTGCAGGTCCTTGTTGGTGGCCGCGATCACGCGCACGTCGACCGCGATCGTCTCGGTCCCGCCCACGCGCTCGAAGCGGTGCTCCTGCAGGATGCGCAGGATCTTGGCCTGAGTCATGAGACTCATGTCGCCGATCTCGTCCAGGAAGATGGTGCCGCCGTTGGCCATCTCGAAGCGGCCGCGCTTCTTCTGGATGGCCCCGGTGAACGCGCCCTTCTCGTGGCCGAAGAGCTCGCTCTCGATCAGCTCCTCGGGGATGGCCGCGCAGTTCACCGCGACGAACGGCTCCGACGAGCGCTTGGAGCGCAGGTGGACCCAGCGCGCCACCAGCTCCTTGCCCGTGCCGTTCTCGCCCGTGATCAGCACCCAGCCGTCGGTGGGCGCGGCGATCTCGATCTGCTCCTTCAGCTTCACCATCACCGGCGCCTCGCCGATGATCTCGCTCTCGCCCAGCAGCGCCTCGCGCAGCTCGCGGTTCTCCTGAGCCAGGCGCGCGCGCTCGAGGCCGTGGTCGATGCGCAGCAAGAGCTTGTCGTAGCTGAGCGGCTTCTCCAGGAAGTCGTATGCGCCGAGCTTGGTCGCGCGCACGGCGGTCTCGATCGTGCCGTGGCCCGACATCATCACCACCGGCAAGAGCGGGTGAGTCGCGCGCAGTGACTCGAGCAGCTCCAGGCCGTCGCGGCCGGGCATGGCCACGTCGAGCAGCACCAGGTCCGGCGGCGAGGCGTTGATCTCGCGGTCGGCCTCGTCGGCTCCGGCCGCGAGCACCGGGCGGTGACCCTCGTCGGCGAGCACGTCGGCGATGGAACGGCGCACGCTCTCCTCGTCGTCGACGATCAGGATCGTGGCCACGGCGCCTCGGTACGGACGGGAAGCTCCACGATGAAGCGGCTGCCGCGCGGGCGGTTCGCCGCCACGCGCACGTAGCCGGAGTGATCGGAGACGATGCGCGACACGATCGCGAGCCCCAGCCCGGAGCCCGCGCGTTTGGTGGAGAAGCCGGCCTCGAACAGGCGCGCGCGGTCCTCGGGCCGGATGCCGTTGCCGGTGTCGGCGACCTGCAGGTGGATCGTGCCGACCGCGGCGTCGTAGCGCGTCGAGACGTTCACCTTGCGCGGCCCCGGGCCGGCCTCGTCGATCGCCGCCACGGCGTTGTCGCACAGGTTCAGGATCACGCGCCGGATCTGCTGCCGGTCGAGGTCGAGCATGGGCACGGCCGGATCGAGCGCGGCCGTGAACTCGATCGTGGCGTTGCCGCGGTACAGCTCGACCACCTCGGACACCAGCTTGTTCAGGTCGGTCGGCGCCGGGTCGGTGGCGGGCAAGCGCGCGAAGCTCGAGAACTCGGCGAGCAGGTGCTTCATCGCCTCGACCTCGGCCGTGATCGCGTCGGTGCTCTCGCGCAGGAGCGCCTCGG
This genomic interval carries:
- the infB gene encoding translation initiation factor IF-2, translated to MATKGMRAYALATELGLAREELIKKAAEIGIEIRNPMASLDEEQVTTIRRRLSATPAADTVQKRVGSSVIRRRKRKEDEGRPEALGEEAAESVTASEPLAGSELELESPALAASAAPSASPAAEPASRGADPRVVTPLDRPARIVEDPLANLPQPAAAEQPAAAAAARPSTAPAAGETEEREADAGGAQRKTPRVRPVRTDVTLREQETIARMMRGGNVQAQLERRRSIVEQQSRAQSQRRRVTPPPRKLAPPNPAKIKRTVKIAREISFVDFSRETGVKVRDLVRRARALEAELPSEEFLEGDIAALVAEELGFAVQRVESEIERKIAATRAQSDAEAGEPRPPVVTVMGHVDHGKTSLLDYIRKANVAAGEAGGITQHIGAYQARTSDGSLVTFIDTPGHAAFSQMRARGAQLTDLVVLVVAADDGVMPQTVEAINHARAAGVPIIVAVNKIDKSDANPQRVRQALLEHQLVAEDFGGDTIFVDVSATKGTGVDKLLEMLALQAEVLELRAPKEGPARGAVLEAELDRGRGPLATVLVRSGTLRPGDAIVAGRSFGRVRSMQDPEGNTVKEAGPSTPVRVIGLGAVPLAGDDFFAAESEREAKQIVDHRITEEKQKTAAATESPAAVTAEELFAKMAGAIDKELFAVVKADVQGTVEAIREALGKLSTEKVKLSVIHSGVGGIKESDVMLAAASKAVIFGFHVRPEPAARKLAEREGVAVRTFDIVYELLDDATMLMRGLLPPKETEKLLGHALVKELFQIPKIGTIAGSAIEDGKITRAARARVLRNGIVIYAGKLSSLRRFKDDVREVASPLECGIGIENFNDVKVGDRIEAYEIEATPDTL
- the nusA gene encoding transcription termination factor NusA → MDVDLNRIIDQVVKDKNIKREVVIDTLEKAMLTAARRKYGPEREIEAQFNNETGEVELFEFKTVVAGAPANDAQISLDDAHRHDPDAEADDQIGIKLDTAEFGRIAAQTAKQVIIQEVRGAERQNIYDEYKDRKGEIVHGIVRRIEKGNLIVDLGRAEAILPRKEQVPREMFRVNERVRAYVQDVLKESKGPQIILSRAATEFLMKLFEQEVPEIYEGIVRIEAAAREPGARSKIAVVSRDSDVDPVGACVGMRGSRVQAVVQELRGEKIDIVPWSSDPVKYVVAGLAPAQVVRIMVDDEKRSMDVIVPDDQLSLAIGKKGQNVRLAVQLTRWKIDIKSETYMRAVQSELAQALSAVEGAGEYEAKILLDHGVASLEELADAELDLLTAIPGVSESGAQAVKAKARELAVEKAKRAREAAAAAPQGGT
- the rimP gene encoding ribosome maturation factor RimP, with product MLEANTAMYRDIPEKLLQVVEPVVRAHGLELVDAALGRGPTRSLVRVIVDTPQGDGRVLVDECAAVSRELGHGLDVSDLIDGAYTLEVSSPGVDRALAREIDFERAVGRRVAVEARAPIDGRRRFKGELVAFDGLTATVRCDGQDLAVPFSAIERAKAFHPFDTPQKRKR
- a CDS encoding dihydroorotate dehydrogenase, yielding MSAVDLSTRLAGVALRNPVLLASGTCGYGAELAPFVDLEALGGIVAKSLTLEPRAGNHPPRISEAPAGMLNAISLENVGVEAFVREKLPALAPGVTVIASVFETEIERYAEVCKRLDGVGRVAALELNASCPHVKSGGIEFGQDPKVLASLVRACRAATTRPMFVKLSPNVTSIAEMARVCEGEGADAVALVNAVQGMLVDVHRRRPVLRNGLGGFSGPAIFPIALRMVYQASRAVRIPICGIGGIASGDDAVAMLLCGASAVQVGTVSYTNPRAGLEVRDGIEAYCRVQGVHAVRELIGALRAWDPPELA
- a CDS encoding dihydroorotate dehydrogenase electron transfer subunit, whose protein sequence is MIQTRARVAGADATSIRLEVPGWPGHRPGQFAMLGLDPDRTHRDPLLPRPMAVYRVVGGLLEFRFKVVGRGTRLLAQAPRGAELSLLGPLGNGFPAPRPGDWLVGGGTGIASLYELARDAPKGVRVRLGGRTRADILGLDDFAALGGDLAVATDDGSQGARGVVTELVTPAAGETVFACGPEGMMRRAHALARAAGATCLVSLENNMACGFGVCLGCAVRTTAGFRYVCTHGPVFPSESLGWGAA
- the rimI gene encoding ribosomal protein S18-alanine N-acetyltransferase; amino-acid sequence: MASSAVRSAALGDAARIAALASATLPEAWTAASFRAALERPGVLGTLAERGESLLGFALAARVGEEAELLSVAVAPAERGAGLGRALLESLLAGLRARGARRVHLEVRRSNAAALALYESLGFRTARRRARYYRDGEDALELGVAL
- a CDS encoding sigma-54 dependent transcriptional regulator, encoding MATILIVDDEESVRRSIADVLADEGHRPVLAAGADEADREINASPPDLVLLDVAMPGRDGLELLESLRATHPLLPVVMMSGHGTIETAVRATKLGAYDFLEKPLSYDKLLLRIDHGLERARLAQENRELREALLGESEIIGEAPVMVKLKEQIEIAAPTDGWVLITGENGTGKELVARWVHLRSKRSSEPFVAVNCAAIPEELIESELFGHEKGAFTGAIQKKRGRFEMANGGTIFLDEIGDMSLMTQAKILRILQEHRFERVGGTETIAVDVRVIAATNKDLQAEMSQGRFREDLFYRLNVIPFHVPALRERREDIPKLVERYLAVYAADSGRPPKKIAPKALAKLSEYAWPGNVRELQNLIERLVLMTPGDTIEVADLPPQITSLDRDRLLRAGSGEDTLAAARAAFEREWLLEKLGNFGWNISRTAEAVGLARESLSRKLKSLKIDVDTERERG